From Pandoraea vervacti, the proteins below share one genomic window:
- a CDS encoding branched-chain amino acid ABC transporter permease yields the protein MLSSGLTLIFSMLGVLNFAHASFYMLGAYFAYALASMLGFWSALILAPLIVGVAGAVFERAVLRRLRARGALAELLATFGLAYVVAELVQLAWGRGPVDYAVPAALEGVLVPVAGIAVPAYRLFLMGLACVIALLVWIAFRATRVGLILQAALSQPAMTQALGYDVPLLYTGVFACGAALAALAGAAGGNVLVTEPGMAATVGSVVFVVVVVGGLGSLGGAFAASLLIGVLQTWAVTSDATLGQWWPPAAGELAGVTGVILRAIAPVLHLSVAQLAPAVPYLLMVAVLLWRPRGLFGVREG from the coding sequence ATGCTGTCAAGCGGACTTACGCTGATCTTCAGCATGCTCGGCGTGCTGAATTTCGCCCACGCCAGCTTTTACATGCTGGGGGCGTATTTCGCTTACGCGCTGGCGTCGATGCTCGGATTCTGGTCGGCTTTGATCCTTGCGCCGTTGATCGTCGGCGTCGCCGGCGCGGTGTTCGAGCGTGCGGTGCTGCGGCGCTTGCGAGCGCGCGGTGCACTGGCTGAATTGCTGGCAACGTTCGGGCTGGCATACGTTGTGGCGGAACTGGTGCAACTCGCCTGGGGACGCGGTCCGGTCGACTACGCCGTACCTGCTGCGCTCGAAGGGGTTCTCGTGCCTGTGGCGGGAATTGCCGTGCCCGCTTACCGCTTGTTCCTGATGGGACTGGCATGCGTAATCGCGCTGCTCGTGTGGATTGCCTTTCGGGCCACACGGGTCGGATTGATCTTGCAGGCGGCGCTGTCGCAGCCGGCGATGACACAGGCGCTCGGTTACGACGTCCCCTTGCTCTACACGGGCGTGTTCGCGTGCGGCGCCGCGCTGGCGGCGCTGGCAGGCGCCGCGGGCGGCAACGTGCTGGTGACCGAGCCCGGCATGGCGGCGACGGTCGGCAGCGTGGTGTTCGTCGTCGTTGTCGTCGGCGGCCTCGGGTCGCTTGGCGGGGCGTTTGCCGCCTCGCTGCTTATCGGCGTGCTGCAAACCTGGGCCGTGACGAGCGATGCCACGTTGGGGCAATGGTGGCCGCCAGCGGCCGGGGAGCTTGCTGGCGTCACGGGCGTGATCCTCCGGGCGATTGCCCCGGTGCTGCATTTGAGCGTTGCGCAACTGGCGCCGGCGGTGCCGTATTTGCTGATGGTCGCGGTGTTGCTGTGGCGTCCGCGTGGACTCTTCGGCGTGAGGGAGGGGTGA
- a CDS encoding 3-(methylthio)propionyl-CoA ligase translates to MATPLLGQMMAAPLLISSLLTHAARHHGDTEIVSRRVEGDIHRYTWRDAEQRSRQLAQALRRLGVGDGERVGTLAWNGYRHLELYYAVSGMGSVVHTVNPRLFPEQIAYIINHAQDRYVAFDVNFMPLVETVAKQCPDVQGWIAMTDREHLPVTDLSLLCYEDLIAAEDGKFDWPSMDENRASGLCYTSGTTGNPKGVLYSHRSTVLHAFGASLPDAMNMSARDAVLPVVPMFHVNAWGLPYSSALTGAKLVFPGKDLDGKSLYELFEAEGVTFSAGVPTVWLGLLTYVKSIGARFSTLERTVIGGSACPPAMLQSFEKDYGVRVIHAWGMSEMSPLGTLCHLRKHHRDLPEAEQQRILEKQGTAIYGVDLKIVGPDGEALPWDGKAFGDLYARGPWVLERYFRSDTSPLVDGWFPTGDVATIDPEGYVQITDRSKDVIKSGGEWISSIDVENVAMAHPDIHEAACIAIRHPKWEERPLLVVVRKPGSTLTREDVLAFYQGRVVKWWIPDDVVFVDEIPHTATGKMLKLKLREKFRDYEAAS, encoded by the coding sequence ATGGCAACACCGCTCCTCGGCCAGATGATGGCCGCGCCGCTGCTGATTTCCTCGCTGCTCACGCATGCCGCACGTCACCATGGCGATACCGAGATCGTCTCTCGTCGCGTTGAGGGCGACATCCACCGCTATACCTGGCGCGATGCCGAGCAGCGATCGCGTCAACTGGCGCAGGCGTTGCGCCGCCTGGGGGTGGGCGATGGCGAGCGCGTGGGCACGCTTGCGTGGAACGGCTACCGTCACCTCGAACTGTATTACGCGGTCTCGGGCATGGGCAGCGTGGTTCACACCGTCAATCCCCGCCTGTTTCCCGAGCAGATCGCCTACATCATCAATCACGCGCAGGACCGCTACGTCGCCTTCGACGTCAACTTCATGCCGCTGGTCGAGACCGTCGCCAAACAGTGCCCGGACGTGCAGGGCTGGATTGCGATGACCGATCGCGAGCACCTGCCGGTCACGGATTTGTCGTTGCTTTGCTACGAGGATCTCATCGCCGCCGAAGACGGTAAGTTCGATTGGCCTTCGATGGACGAGAACCGCGCGTCCGGCCTTTGCTACACGTCCGGGACCACGGGCAATCCGAAGGGCGTGCTCTACAGCCACCGCTCGACGGTCCTGCACGCGTTTGGCGCGTCGCTGCCGGACGCCATGAACATGTCTGCGCGCGACGCCGTGCTGCCCGTCGTGCCGATGTTCCATGTGAATGCGTGGGGGCTGCCGTATTCCAGCGCGCTGACCGGTGCGAAGCTTGTATTCCCCGGCAAGGATCTCGACGGCAAGTCGCTGTACGAACTTTTCGAAGCCGAAGGTGTGACGTTCTCGGCAGGCGTGCCGACGGTTTGGCTCGGGCTGCTCACCTATGTGAAATCGATCGGCGCGCGGTTTTCCACGCTCGAGCGTACGGTGATCGGCGGTTCGGCTTGTCCGCCTGCCATGCTGCAATCGTTCGAGAAGGACTACGGCGTGCGCGTCATTCACGCGTGGGGCATGAGCGAAATGTCGCCGCTCGGCACGTTGTGCCATTTGCGCAAGCACCATCGCGACTTGCCGGAAGCCGAGCAGCAGCGCATCCTCGAGAAGCAGGGGACGGCCATCTATGGCGTCGACCTCAAAATCGTGGGGCCGGACGGCGAAGCGTTGCCGTGGGACGGCAAGGCGTTCGGTGACCTTTACGCGCGCGGACCGTGGGTGCTGGAACGCTATTTCCGCTCCGATACTTCACCGCTGGTCGATGGCTGGTTCCCGACCGGAGACGTGGCGACCATCGATCCGGAAGGCTATGTGCAGATCACGGATCGCAGCAAGGACGTGATCAAGTCCGGTGGGGAGTGGATCAGTTCCATCGACGTCGAGAACGTCGCCATGGCGCATCCCGACATCCATGAGGCGGCCTGCATCGCCATTCGTCACCCGAAATGGGAGGAGCGGCCGCTGCTGGTCGTCGTGCGCAAACCCGGGTCCACGCTGACACGGGAGGACGTGCTGGCGTTCTATCAGGGGCGTGTCGTGAAATGGTGGATCCCCGACGACGTGGTGTTCGTCGACGAAATTCCCCACACGGCGACCGGCAAAATGCTCAAGCTCAAATTGCGCGAGAAATTCCGCGATTACGAAGCGGCGTCGTGA
- a CDS encoding protein adenylyltransferase SelO — protein MPATDRPASVPAAVSESLKPFGPLRLTNRFATLGTDFFTRLSAQPLPAPYLVGFSADAARLLGWSAQAARDPEFLATFAGNAPLAGGDPLASVYSGHQFGVWAGQLGDGRALLLGEADGPGGRWEIQLKGAGLTPYSRMGDGRAVLRSSIREFLGSEAMFHLGVPTTRALCVIGSDAPVRRETIETAAVVTRLSPSFIRFGHFEHFWAGDNYDALRQLADFTIDHHYPHCRDEANPYLALLSAVCDATAELVAHWQAVGFCHGVMNTDNMSILGLTIDYGPFGFLDGFNAHHICNHSDTQGRYAYQAQPNVAYWNLFCLAQSLLPLFGEGEAAIEQAQSVLPVFKTRFAEEIDLRMRAKLGLRESHADDETLINRLFRLMHEGRVDFTHLFRTLATLKMDDPQADAPLRDMFIDRPGFDAWAVDYRARLRYEASTDAKRAIAMRLVNPKYILRNHLAEVAIRRANEKDFSEVETLLKVLSHPYDEQPEFERYAELPPDWAGQLEVSCSS, from the coding sequence ATGCCGGCCACCGACCGCCCCGCCTCAGTTCCCGCCGCCGTCTCTGAATCCCTGAAGCCGTTCGGACCGCTACGCCTGACGAACCGCTTTGCAACGCTCGGCACCGACTTCTTTACCCGCCTGAGCGCGCAACCGCTGCCCGCACCGTACCTCGTCGGTTTCTCGGCCGACGCCGCTCGGCTGCTCGGCTGGTCTGCGCAGGCCGCACGCGATCCGGAATTCCTCGCGACTTTCGCGGGCAATGCCCCGCTGGCAGGCGGAGATCCGCTTGCCAGCGTCTATTCCGGACACCAGTTCGGCGTGTGGGCGGGGCAATTGGGCGACGGTCGCGCGCTGCTCCTGGGCGAGGCCGACGGCCCCGGCGGACGTTGGGAGATCCAGCTCAAGGGCGCAGGACTCACCCCTTACTCCCGGATGGGCGACGGCCGCGCCGTGCTGCGCTCCTCCATCCGCGAATTCCTCGGCTCCGAAGCCATGTTCCATCTGGGCGTGCCGACGACGCGGGCGCTGTGCGTCATCGGCTCGGACGCCCCGGTGCGCCGCGAAACCATCGAGACGGCCGCCGTCGTCACGCGCCTGTCGCCGAGTTTCATCCGCTTCGGGCACTTCGAGCACTTCTGGGCCGGCGACAATTACGACGCACTGCGCCAGCTTGCCGACTTCACCATCGATCATCACTATCCGCATTGCCGCGATGAGGCCAATCCGTATCTCGCGCTGCTGAGCGCCGTGTGCGACGCGACGGCGGAACTGGTCGCGCACTGGCAGGCCGTAGGCTTCTGTCACGGAGTGATGAACACCGACAACATGTCGATTCTCGGTTTGACGATCGATTACGGCCCCTTCGGCTTTCTCGACGGCTTCAACGCACATCACATCTGCAACCACTCCGACACGCAGGGCCGTTACGCTTATCAGGCACAACCGAACGTCGCTTACTGGAATCTGTTCTGCCTGGCGCAGTCGCTGTTGCCGCTGTTTGGCGAGGGCGAAGCGGCCATCGAACAGGCTCAGTCGGTATTGCCGGTATTCAAGACGCGTTTTGCCGAGGAAATCGACCTGCGCATGCGCGCCAAGCTTGGCCTGCGCGAATCGCATGCCGACGACGAGACGCTCATCAACCGTCTGTTCAGGCTCATGCATGAGGGTCGTGTCGACTTCACGCACCTGTTCCGCACGCTCGCCACGCTCAAGATGGATGACCCGCAGGCCGATGCACCGCTGCGCGACATGTTCATCGACCGGCCGGGCTTCGACGCGTGGGCTGTCGACTACCGCGCCCGCCTGCGTTACGAGGCGAGCACCGATGCGAAGCGCGCCATTGCAATGCGGCTCGTCAACCCCAAATACATCCTGCGCAACCATCTGGCGGAAGTTGCCATCCGGCGAGCCAACGAGAAAGACTTCTCCGAAGTCGAGACGCTGCTCAAAGTGCTCTCGCACCCGTACGACGAACAACCCGAATTCGAGCGCTACGCCGAGTTGCCGCCCGATTGGGCCGGACAGCTCGAAGTCAGCTGCTCTTCTTGA
- a CDS encoding branched-chain amino acid ABC transporter permease — protein sequence MDQAVTGVPLSEASSWRRRVAVWAAFAAVLVLLPWCFPSDASLTLMTQMGTAAILALSFNLLLGSTGLLSFCHATYAGIGAFAGVWCMNRIGAHALPVSMALVPIAGALAGGAAGATLGYVTTRRSGMTFAMITLGVAELVWVMAAMLPEWFGGERGIPTDRTLGAPWLGVTFATQGQVYGLVAVWLFVCTALMFGLTRTPLGFLARAVRDNAVRVAFLGQSPAAVRYRMQIVAAAFAGVAGALGALNFELVSADTFSLERSGGVLVFTVLGGSAYFAGPMLGAVVGVFATVVLATTTRAWQLYLGLGFLGVVVFMPGGIAGLLAMHARAWRDGVVGVLWRPYAVLCGGLALAIGGLIVIVETTYGVRLAVAGASMPGRWGIEGGAAIWASSALAVGVGVVIVKVAAGRLRRAVGGANRLVQERP from the coding sequence ATGGACCAGGCGGTTACGGGTGTCCCCTTGTCCGAGGCGTCGTCCTGGCGCCGCCGTGTCGCCGTGTGGGCGGCTTTCGCTGCCGTGCTGGTCCTGTTGCCCTGGTGCTTTCCCTCCGACGCTTCGCTCACGCTCATGACGCAGATGGGCACGGCCGCCATTCTCGCGCTCTCCTTTAATTTGCTGCTCGGCTCGACCGGGCTGCTGAGCTTTTGCCATGCGACATACGCGGGTATCGGCGCATTCGCGGGCGTGTGGTGCATGAACCGGATCGGCGCGCACGCCCTGCCGGTGTCGATGGCGCTTGTGCCGATCGCGGGCGCGCTTGCCGGTGGCGCAGCGGGAGCGACACTGGGCTACGTAACCACGCGCCGTTCGGGCATGACATTCGCGATGATCACGCTTGGCGTTGCCGAACTGGTCTGGGTCATGGCCGCGATGCTGCCCGAATGGTTCGGTGGCGAGCGCGGGATTCCGACGGACCGCACGTTGGGCGCACCGTGGCTGGGCGTGACGTTTGCCACGCAGGGCCAGGTCTACGGCCTGGTGGCGGTGTGGCTGTTTGTCTGCACGGCGTTGATGTTCGGCCTCACACGCACGCCGTTGGGTTTTCTCGCCCGCGCCGTGCGCGATAACGCCGTGCGCGTGGCCTTTCTGGGGCAGTCCCCGGCAGCGGTGCGTTATCGCATGCAAATCGTCGCGGCGGCGTTTGCGGGCGTGGCGGGCGCACTGGGCGCGTTGAATTTCGAACTGGTCAGTGCAGACACTTTCAGTCTCGAGCGATCGGGCGGGGTCCTCGTGTTCACCGTGCTCGGGGGCTCGGCTTATTTCGCAGGGCCGATGCTGGGGGCTGTGGTCGGCGTGTTCGCAACGGTCGTACTCGCGACCACGACACGGGCCTGGCAACTCTATCTCGGCCTTGGATTTCTCGGCGTCGTCGTGTTCATGCCGGGCGGTATCGCCGGGTTGCTGGCGATGCATGCGCGCGCGTGGCGCGACGGCGTCGTAGGCGTGCTTTGGCGGCCGTACGCGGTCCTATGCGGAGGGCTCGCGCTTGCCATCGGCGGACTGATCGTCATCGTTGAGACCACCTATGGCGTGCGTCTTGCTGTTGCCGGCGCGTCGATGCCAGGCCGTTGGGGAATCGAGGGCGGCGCGGCCATTTGGGCTAGCTCGGCGCTCGCCGTGGGCGTGGGTGTCGTGATCGTCAAGGTCGCCGCAGGTCGTTTGCGCCGGGCTGTCGGCGGCGCAAACCGCCTGGTGCAGGAGCGGCCATGA
- the msrB gene encoding peptide-methionine (R)-S-oxide reductase MsrB — translation MSKVEKTDAEWRAQLDDVEYQITRHAATERAFTGRYWDHWKDGTYRCVCCGAPLFESTEKFDAGCGWPSYSKPIEGAGIDEVTDYSHGMVRVEVRCHNCDAHLGHVFEDGPQPTGLRYCINSASLNFEDKDGKSDKPTQD, via the coding sequence ATGAGCAAAGTGGAAAAGACCGACGCCGAGTGGCGTGCCCAGCTCGACGACGTCGAATACCAGATCACGCGCCATGCCGCGACCGAACGCGCCTTTACCGGGCGCTACTGGGATCATTGGAAGGACGGCACGTATCGCTGCGTGTGCTGTGGCGCCCCGCTGTTCGAGTCGACCGAAAAGTTCGACGCCGGCTGCGGATGGCCGAGCTACTCGAAGCCGATCGAGGGGGCGGGTATCGACGAGGTTACGGATTACAGCCATGGTATGGTCCGCGTCGAAGTGCGCTGCCACAATTGCGACGCCCACCTCGGTCACGTGTTCGAGGACGGCCCGCAACCCACCGGCCTGCGTTATTGCATCAATTCCGCGTCGCTCAATTTCGAGGACAAGGACGGCAAGTCGGATAAACCGACGCAGGACTGA